A stretch of the Thalassotalea euphylliae genome encodes the following:
- the sdhD gene encoding succinate dehydrogenase, hydrophobic membrane anchor protein, giving the protein MVNNVATVGRSGVHDFILLRASAVVLAAFVLFIAGFFAFTPEITFEIWHGLFANLAMKVFTLVSLFALLIHAWIGIWQVLSDYIKATFLRGVLQFVFSVTLLTYFVAGFLIVWGV; this is encoded by the coding sequence ATGGTAAATAATGTAGCAACTGTAGGCCGTAGCGGCGTACATGACTTTATTCTTCTAAGAGCTAGCGCTGTTGTATTAGCAGCTTTTGTACTATTTATTGCTGGCTTTTTTGCATTCACTCCTGAAATAACGTTTGAAATCTGGCATGGCTTATTCGCTAACCTAGCGATGAAAGTATTTACCTTAGTGTCATTATTTGCACTACTTATTCACGCTTGGATTGGTATTTGGCAAGTTTTGTCTGACTACATCAAAGCAACTTTCCTACGTGGTGTATTGCAATTTGTTTTCTCTGTAACCTTGCTAACTTACTTCGTAGCAGGTTTCTTAATTGTATGGGGTGTGTAA